A region of Alphaproteobacteria bacterium DNA encodes the following proteins:
- a CDS encoding YggT family protein has translation MISLFIIIDMVIGLYMWVLIISAILSWLIAFNIVNTRNQFVLGIADFLARVTEPALRPIRKMVPLMNGIDLSPLVLYFALMFLRLLIRNNLPMMGIY, from the coding sequence ATGATATCCCTGTTTATCATTATCGATATGGTTATCGGCCTTTATATGTGGGTGCTGATCATCAGCGCCATCCTGAGCTGGCTGATCGCCTTCAATATCGTCAATACGCGCAACCAGTTCGTGCTTGGGATCGCGGATTTCCTCGCGCGCGTCACCGAACCGGCCCTGCGGCCAATCCGCAAGATGGTTCCGCTGATGAACGGGATCGATCTGTCGCCGCTGGTGCTGTATTTCGCGCTCATGTTCCTGCGGCTGCTGATCCGGAACAACCTTCCCATGATGGGCATTTATTGA
- a CDS encoding sulfite exporter TauE/SafE family protein — protein sequence MSSPATHLFHVTGMHCKACVMLIESDLGDAPGVERAKASLRLHQIEVTGDFHGHERAELVHSLNAYIEKHGYRLFLEKQKKHIAWREVAIAAPLAAGFLGLFILLQKSGIMNLAGMENVNYASAFIIGIIASLSTCMAVVGGLTLSISANFAKTGDKIAPQLLFHAARLAAFFALGGIIGVIGAEFPLGLTGMMVLNIMTALVMLILGVNLLDVMPWADKFQPALPRFITGHLLEWKQINHTLTPALLGAATFFLPCGFTQSMQIYALSTGHFWAGAAIMLSFALGTLPVLGLLSFASLGIHGKKMSGIFFKTAGLVVIGFAAYNLANALAVAGLIKPIRI from the coding sequence ATGAGCAGCCCGGCCACCCATCTTTTCCACGTCACGGGCATGCATTGCAAAGCCTGCGTCATGCTGATCGAAAGCGATCTCGGCGATGCGCCCGGCGTCGAACGGGCCAAGGCGTCGCTGCGGCTGCATCAAATCGAAGTCACGGGAGATTTTCACGGCCATGAGCGCGCCGAACTTGTCCATTCATTAAACGCCTATATCGAGAAACACGGCTATCGCCTGTTCCTGGAAAAACAGAAGAAACACATCGCATGGCGCGAAGTCGCCATAGCCGCGCCGCTGGCCGCCGGATTTCTCGGCCTGTTCATCCTGCTGCAAAAATCTGGAATCATGAACCTAGCGGGAATGGAAAACGTCAATTACGCGAGCGCTTTCATTATCGGGATTATCGCGTCGCTTTCCACCTGCATGGCCGTGGTCGGCGGCCTGACGCTTTCGATCTCGGCCAATTTTGCCAAAACCGGCGACAAGATCGCGCCGCAATTGCTGTTCCATGCCGCCAGGCTTGCCGCGTTTTTCGCGCTCGGCGGCATCATCGGCGTCATCGGCGCGGAATTTCCGCTGGGACTGACCGGCATGATGGTCTTGAATATCATGACGGCGCTCGTAATGCTGATCCTCGGCGTCAATTTGCTCGACGTCATGCCGTGGGCCGATAAATTCCAGCCCGCGCTGCCGCGCTTCATCACCGGACATTTGCTGGAATGGAAACAGATCAACCACACGCTGACCCCTGCCCTACTCGGCGCGGCGACGTTTTTCCTGCCTTGCGGCTTCACGCAATCGATGCAGATTTACGCATTATCGACCGGCCATTTCTGGGCGGGAGCCGCGATCATGCTGAGTTTCGCGCTCGGCACGCTGCCGGTTCTCGGCTTGCTCAGCTTCGCTTCGCTAGGCATCCACGGCAAAAAGATGTCCGGCATATTCTTCAAAACCGCCGGATTGGTCGTGATCGGCTTCGCGGCCTACAATCTGGCGAACGCGCTGGCGGTCGCCGGACTCATCAAGCCTATAAGGATATGA
- the folD gene encoding bifunctional methylenetetrahydrofolate dehydrogenase/methenyltetrahydrofolate cyclohydrolase FolD, which yields MPAAIIDGKAKAAALRGEVAQATLKLKAAHGFAPGLAVVLVGDDAASQVYVRNKEKAVAEAGMNSFPHYLPANTSQAELLKLIEKLNADPLVHGILVQLPLPAAIDERAVIEAVDPAKDVDGFHPINAGRLMAGIPGLVPCTPLGCLILLKAVHEKMAGLHAVVVGRSNIVGKPVAQLLLQADCTVTVAHSRTKDLPSLCRMADVLVAAAGKPEMIRGDWIKPGAAVIDVGINRIMQDNGKVRLVGDVAYEEALQHAGAITPVPGGVGPMTIACLLRNTLQAACAQRHIDFPRSLAA from the coding sequence ATGCCTGCCGCCATCATCGACGGCAAAGCGAAAGCCGCCGCCCTGCGCGGCGAGGTGGCGCAGGCGACCCTGAAATTGAAAGCGGCGCATGGTTTCGCACCAGGACTTGCCGTCGTTCTGGTGGGCGACGATGCCGCCAGCCAGGTCTATGTGCGCAACAAGGAAAAAGCGGTCGCCGAAGCGGGCATGAATTCATTCCCGCATTATCTGCCCGCCAACACTTCGCAAGCCGAACTGCTTAAGCTTATCGAGAAACTGAACGCCGATCCGCTGGTGCATGGCATTCTGGTGCAGCTGCCTCTGCCCGCCGCTATCGACGAACGCGCCGTCATCGAGGCCGTCGATCCGGCCAAGGACGTGGATGGCTTTCATCCGATCAATGCCGGGCGACTGATGGCGGGCATTCCCGGCCTCGTGCCGTGCACGCCGCTGGGATGCCTGATATTGCTGAAAGCAGTGCATGAAAAAATGGCCGGCCTTCACGCCGTGGTGGTCGGCAGATCGAATATCGTCGGCAAGCCGGTGGCGCAGTTGTTATTGCAGGCCGATTGCACCGTAACCGTGGCGCATTCGCGGACGAAAGACTTGCCTTCGCTGTGCCGCATGGCGGATGTTCTGGTCGCCGCCGCGGGAAAGCCGGAAATGATCCGCGGCGACTGGATCAAGCCGGGCGCGGCCGTGATCGATGTCGGGATCAACCGTATCATGCAGGATAATGGCAAGGTCAGGCTGGTTGGTGACGTGGCATATGAAGAGGCGCTCCAGCATGCCGGCGCGATTACCCCCGTGCCGGGCGGCGTCGGGCCGATGACGATCGCCTGCCTGCTGCGCAACACGTTACAGGCCGCCTGCGCACAACGGCATATCGATTTTCCGCGGAGCCTCGCCGCATGA
- a CDS encoding L-histidine N(alpha)-methyltransferase — MKWKPTSVEMNFLSACEELLATRRALNVIDYAYITPSNSSEGEADGSALWEKLAALGASSTYKISQNEKLLITETIAPHLANYVEDVGCFIDAGPGLLDSLSQKTMPTLRALLKKDLALDIPEKDRMSYVAVDMHQPIALHATSAVCSYFPRHVRPGPVAADFAQQGRFIDRTNRKNNWGRSLIVMYGITAGQFPLSTSTDGPAKSTIIGAPHREGRISLKTLLGYMKERVDHDGYMLFTVDTEKDPRRAVETYRGQLVEDFTQNVWHMAAKLANNPQNGRTFDPARMFYRATWNEEFSAVGHVYRTEVNQAIILNGRLSRDEPQRIMADQAYLGGISVKCSEGRVTDEARQAGWDVVHVFQQSNNTIKGILLQAKPG, encoded by the coding sequence ATGAAATGGAAGCCGACATCCGTAGAGATGAATTTTTTGAGCGCGTGCGAGGAATTGCTTGCAACCAGGCGTGCTCTTAACGTCATCGACTATGCTTACATCACACCTTCGAATTCTTCGGAAGGAGAGGCGGACGGCTCCGCCCTATGGGAGAAGCTCGCTGCCCTTGGCGCTTCCAGTACGTATAAAATATCGCAGAATGAAAAACTGCTTATTACGGAAACGATTGCTCCGCACCTTGCGAATTATGTTGAAGATGTAGGCTGCTTTATCGACGCGGGTCCGGGTCTGCTGGATTCGCTAAGCCAGAAAACCATGCCGACATTGCGCGCGCTTTTGAAAAAAGATTTAGCTTTAGATATACCCGAAAAAGATCGCATGTCTTACGTGGCTGTCGATATGCATCAGCCTATCGCCCTTCATGCCACCAGCGCGGTATGCAGCTATTTTCCACGCCATGTTCGGCCGGGTCCGGTAGCCGCCGATTTCGCTCAGCAGGGAAGATTCATAGACCGCACGAACCGCAAGAATAATTGGGGCCGCAGCCTCATCGTCATGTATGGAATCACGGCCGGCCAGTTTCCTTTGTCGACTTCGACGGATGGACCAGCAAAATCGACAATTATTGGAGCGCCCCACAGGGAGGGGCGTATTTCTTTGAAGACATTGCTGGGCTATATGAAGGAGCGCGTCGATCATGACGGCTATATGCTGTTTACCGTCGATACCGAAAAAGACCCCCGGCGCGCGGTGGAAACCTATCGCGGACAGCTCGTTGAGGATTTTACGCAGAATGTCTGGCATATGGCCGCCAAACTTGCGAATAATCCGCAAAATGGCAGAACGTTCGACCCGGCTAGGATGTTCTATCGCGCCACGTGGAATGAGGAATTCTCCGCTGTCGGCCATGTTTACCGTACGGAAGTAAACCAGGCGATCATTTTGAATGGAAGGCTTTCTCGGGATGAGCCTCAGAGAATTATGGCCGATCAAGCTTATCTGGGAGGCATTTCTGTCAAATGCTCGGAAGGTCGAGTCACTGATGAAGCGCGGCAGGCCGGTTGGGATGTTGTCCATGTTTTCCAGCAGAGCAACAACACCATCAAAGGCATTTTGCTTCAGGCCAAGCCGGGCTAA
- a CDS encoding AMP nucleosidase, with protein sequence MTNPASNEREFFTDPDKAVARAAEIYAANTAYLRELFAVYAKGGDTPRRPMIAYPYAAMTIEDRPYVDQRLAYGFIAGPGRYQITLTRPELFARYYREQFRLLLKNHNAPIEIGVSYTPIPIHFAFPDGVHVEGDLMPERIGRLAEHFHLPHLADMDDAIANGTFTPGPDGIMPLGMFPAPRVDYSLHRLRHYSGTSPGYFQNFVILTNYQFYVEEFVRLAQAIMEPTDDPAQRAYRSQYKYLVEPGDYITPNRNLGDAAPSGERLTRLPQMPAYHLVGENACGITIINIGVGPANAKTMTDHLAVLRPHAWIMLGHCAGLRDSQKLGDYVLAHAYVRDDHVLDADLPPWVPVPALAEVQRALESAVADVTGKSGYDMKSLMRTGTVVTTDNRNWELHGYRSLVERFSQSRAIALDMESSVVAGNGFRFRVPYGTLLCVSDKPLHGEIKLPGMANKFYRQQVDQHLQIGVRAMEILRDQGLESLHSRKLRSFVETAFQ encoded by the coding sequence ATGACCAATCCAGCATCCAACGAACGCGAATTTTTCACCGATCCAGACAAGGCGGTCGCGCGCGCGGCTGAGATTTACGCCGCCAATACTGCCTATTTAAGGGAGCTTTTCGCGGTGTATGCCAAGGGCGGAGACACGCCGCGCCGCCCCATGATCGCCTATCCTTATGCCGCCATGACCATCGAGGACAGGCCGTATGTCGATCAGCGGCTCGCTTACGGATTTATCGCCGGGCCGGGGCGGTATCAGATCACCCTGACGCGCCCGGAATTATTCGCGCGCTATTACCGCGAGCAGTTCCGCTTGCTGCTCAAGAACCATAATGCGCCCATCGAAATCGGGGTCAGCTATACGCCGATCCCGATTCATTTCGCCTTTCCCGACGGGGTTCACGTCGAAGGCGACCTGATGCCGGAACGCATCGGCAGACTCGCGGAGCATTTCCACCTGCCGCATCTCGCGGACATGGATGACGCCATCGCCAACGGCACGTTCACGCCGGGGCCGGACGGGATCATGCCGCTCGGCATGTTCCCCGCGCCGCGCGTCGATTATTCGCTGCACCGCTTGCGGCACTATAGCGGCACCTCGCCGGGGTATTTCCAGAATTTCGTCATTCTGACCAACTACCAGTTCTACGTCGAAGAGTTCGTCCGCCTGGCCCAAGCGATCATGGAGCCGACCGACGATCCCGCGCAGCGGGCCTATCGCAGCCAGTACAAATATCTGGTCGAGCCGGGCGACTACATCACGCCGAACCGCAATCTCGGCGACGCCGCCCCATCCGGAGAGCGACTGACACGCCTGCCGCAAATGCCCGCCTATCATCTTGTCGGCGAGAATGCGTGCGGCATCACGATCATCAATATCGGTGTCGGCCCCGCGAATGCCAAGACCATGACCGACCACCTCGCCGTATTGCGGCCTCACGCATGGATCATGCTGGGCCATTGCGCGGGATTGCGGGATTCGCAGAAACTCGGCGATTATGTGCTGGCCCACGCCTATGTGCGCGACGATCATGTGCTGGACGCCGACTTGCCGCCCTGGGTGCCGGTGCCCGCGCTTGCCGAAGTGCAGCGCGCCCTGGAATCCGCCGTCGCCGACGTGACCGGCAAGAGCGGCTATGACATGAAATCGCTGATGCGCACCGGCACGGTGGTCACGACCGACAACCGCAACTGGGAACTGCATGGCTATCGCAGCCTGGTCGAACGCTTCAGCCAGAGCCGCGCCATCGCGCTCGATATGGAATCTTCGGTGGTGGCGGGGAACGGATTCCGCTTCCGCGTGCCCTACGGCACCTTGCTATGCGTGTCCGACAAGCCGCTGCATGGCGAAATCAAGCTGCCCGGCATGGCGAATAAATTCTACCGGCAGCAGGTCGACCAGCATTTGCAGATCGGCGTCCGGGCGATGGAAATCCTGCGCGACCAGGGTCTCGAAAGCCTGCACAGCCGCAAGCTCCGCAGCTTCGTCGAAACCGCGTTTCAGTAA
- a CDS encoding NAD(P)/FAD-dependent oxidoreductase: MAAETDAVDVLIVGAGFAGSLAAIALGRAGHKVMLVDIHAASPRTLFRAEKLSGDQVDLLEKLGMLDVFKAASVRIPEFINTRGGHVIDRSKVEEYGLLYPDMIDLLRAHMPAGVFKQGRIADIELSGDRQRVVLTDGETIRARLVVLATGQGEALCRKLGFQRRQLHPQDTICVGFSLRPPAAGFRFPGLIAYGERFGDGVDYLTLFPLDDGTMRGNLFMFSDIRDPRLDDLRGRGLPALLDIQPGLRRWLDGCEWIGKAAVLGVELSRNDDAVRDGVVLIGDAFRISCPSVGTGLSCALSDVVQLREHVSDWLKTPGMEAAKINSFYTDAIKAARDADAHRMAIKRRFMCRAAPLSYLYVAAHFTWRILRHWLRRALPTPQT, translated from the coding sequence ATGGCGGCGGAAACGGATGCGGTGGACGTTCTGATCGTCGGCGCCGGTTTCGCTGGGTCTCTGGCCGCCATCGCGCTTGGACGCGCGGGCCATAAGGTCATGCTCGTCGATATTCACGCCGCAAGCCCCCGCACGCTGTTCCGCGCGGAAAAATTATCCGGCGACCAGGTCGATTTGCTCGAAAAGCTCGGCATGCTTGACGTCTTTAAGGCTGCGTCCGTGCGGATCCCGGAATTCATCAATACCAGGGGCGGACATGTCATCGATCGCAGCAAGGTCGAGGAATATGGCTTACTCTATCCCGATATGATTGACCTGTTGCGCGCGCATATGCCTGCCGGGGTTTTCAAGCAGGGACGCATCGCGGATATCGAATTGAGCGGCGATAGGCAACGAGTCGTTCTGACGGACGGCGAGACGATCCGCGCGCGCCTGGTGGTGCTGGCGACCGGACAGGGTGAGGCGCTTTGCCGCAAGCTTGGGTTTCAGCGCCGCCAGCTGCATCCTCAAGATACGATTTGCGTCGGATTTTCACTTCGGCCCCCGGCTGCGGGATTCCGCTTTCCCGGACTCATCGCTTACGGCGAACGCTTCGGCGACGGCGTCGATTATTTGACGCTGTTTCCTCTAGACGACGGGACGATGCGCGGGAATCTTTTCATGTTCTCGGATATCCGCGATCCTCGCCTTGATGATTTGCGCGGCCGGGGATTGCCGGCCTTGCTCGACATCCAGCCCGGCCTGCGGCGTTGGCTGGACGGCTGCGAATGGATCGGAAAGGCTGCTGTGCTTGGCGTCGAGCTTTCCAGGAACGACGATGCCGTTCGCGATGGCGTCGTTCTCATCGGCGACGCCTTTAGGATTTCCTGCCCGTCGGTGGGAACGGGCCTGAGCTGCGCTTTGTCCGACGTCGTGCAACTCCGCGAGCATGTTTCCGACTGGCTGAAAACGCCGGGCATGGAAGCGGCGAAAATCAATTCTTTCTACACGGACGCCATCAAAGCCGCGCGCGACGCCGACGCCCACAGGATGGCGATCAAGCGCCGCTTTATGTGCCGCGCCGCGCCGCTTTCCTACTTGTATGTGGCGGCGCATTTCACGTGGCGGATCCTGCGCCATTGGCTGCGACGGGCGCTTCCTACTCCACAAACTTGA
- a CDS encoding CorA family divalent cation transporter, whose protein sequence is MITAYYRQDGKIEARQIAAADPLPHDLCWLDLHTPDDEERAAVSRALNIDVPTRADTEEIEASSRLYVDNGVIYLTTAVLVGTDTSDHEMADLTLIVTKQHLVILHFSEPKSVAIFAARARRDPSLVANPNNAVLAFMDALADRTADMLELTGRRVDALSRQIFKRPAARAHGTARLMRRHNDNSGPSEQLYGSSLKEILHGVGGTGDILHLSYHSINGMIRMSAFLAQSLVEHLSPEQMTLMRTLQGDLRSLHDHSQFLIQETTFLLDATLGHINNEQNDIFRLLSMASVVLMPSNLLAGIYGMNFSSIPGLHGEASVWIVIGMMVLSIVTALVYFKRRGWW, encoded by the coding sequence ATGATTACCGCCTATTACCGCCAGGACGGCAAAATCGAAGCCCGGCAAATTGCGGCGGCCGATCCGCTGCCTCATGATTTATGCTGGCTCGACCTGCATACGCCCGACGACGAGGAACGCGCCGCCGTATCCCGCGCCCTTAACATCGACGTCCCGACGCGGGCGGACACGGAAGAAATCGAAGCGTCCAGCCGTCTTTACGTCGATAACGGCGTCATTTATCTAACCACGGCGGTTCTGGTCGGCACGGACACGTCCGATCATGAGATGGCCGACCTCACGCTGATCGTGACGAAACAGCATCTGGTCATCCTGCATTTCTCCGAGCCGAAATCGGTCGCCATTTTCGCGGCGCGCGCGCGGCGCGATCCGTCGCTGGTCGCCAATCCCAACAATGCCGTTCTGGCCTTCATGGACGCGCTCGCCGACCGTACCGCCGACATGCTGGAGCTGACCGGACGGCGCGTCGACGCGCTCTCGCGGCAGATTTTCAAGCGCCCGGCCGCGCGCGCCCATGGCACGGCGCGATTGATGCGGCGCCATAACGATAACAGTGGGCCGAGCGAACAGCTTTATGGCTCCAGCCTCAAGGAAATTCTGCACGGCGTGGGCGGCACCGGCGACATCCTGCATCTCAGCTACCATTCCATCAACGGCATGATCCGCATGTCGGCGTTCCTGGCGCAATCGCTCGTCGAGCATTTAAGTCCGGAACAGATGACGCTCATGCGCACGCTACAGGGCGATTTGAGGTCGCTGCACGACCATTCCCAGTTCCTGATTCAGGAGACAACCTTTCTGCTCGACGCCACGCTGGGTCATATCAATAACGAGCAGAACGACATCTTCCGCCTGCTGTCGATGGCCTCGGTGGTGCTCATGCCCTCCAATCTTCTGGCGGGCATCTATGGCATGAATTTCTCCAGCATCCCCGGCCTTCACGGCGAGGCCAGTGTCTGGATCGTGATTGGGATGATGGTCCTGTCGATCGTCACGGCGCTGGTTTATTTCAAGCGCCGCGGGTGGTGGTAA
- a CDS encoding GNAT family N-acetyltransferase codes for MSSDIDAVQGDWEHLESKGLLTAFQTRAWLLPFYKILAPHLNATPVFVLVRDKSSGLPVMLLPLCSRRLYGLTVIEFADGGISDYNAPLIAKGFDPGASEWRELWRAVKAALGQGSMLRLIKMPHLIAGFPNPLLQCMNATVMDVAAWGTPLPPTLAEYDAHVASPDFMRSLEKKVRRLAKHGEIGYAAAQTQDEKRAVFDILAQQRQARCDVTGWSNTMADPVYRRYYESVVDEAPREFLNLGAVRIGGTVIGTMLALIHGGVFYVILPTYLGTQWQRYSLGSLVIRESVKYCFDHGIGFFDITIGDEAYKKDFGTAPSNLYYAFEPLTRSAGPPLWP; via the coding sequence GTGTCCAGCGATATCGACGCCGTGCAAGGCGATTGGGAGCATCTTGAATCAAAAGGCTTGTTGACGGCGTTTCAAACGCGAGCGTGGTTGCTGCCCTTTTACAAGATTCTGGCGCCGCACCTGAATGCGACGCCTGTTTTCGTGCTTGTCCGCGACAAATCCAGCGGTCTTCCCGTGATGCTGCTGCCGTTATGCTCGCGGCGGCTTTATGGACTCACCGTCATCGAATTCGCCGATGGCGGCATTAGCGACTATAACGCTCCCCTCATTGCCAAAGGCTTCGATCCTGGCGCTTCCGAATGGCGGGAGCTTTGGCGCGCCGTCAAGGCGGCGCTTGGACAAGGATCCATGCTAAGGCTTATAAAAATGCCGCATCTCATCGCCGGTTTTCCGAACCCGCTGCTTCAATGCATGAACGCGACGGTCATGGATGTCGCGGCCTGGGGCACCCCTTTGCCTCCGACGCTTGCCGAATACGACGCGCATGTCGCCTCTCCCGATTTCATGCGATCCCTTGAAAAGAAAGTACGCCGCCTGGCGAAGCATGGCGAAATCGGATATGCCGCCGCGCAGACCCAGGACGAAAAGCGCGCCGTATTCGACATTCTGGCTCAACAAAGACAGGCGCGCTGCGACGTAACCGGCTGGTCCAACACTATGGCCGATCCCGTCTATCGCCGGTATTACGAGTCCGTCGTGGACGAGGCTCCGAGAGAATTCCTCAATCTTGGCGCGGTGAGGATCGGCGGCACGGTCATCGGCACCATGCTCGCCCTTATTCATGGAGGCGTGTTTTACGTCATTCTGCCGACATATCTGGGCACCCAGTGGCAGAGATATTCTCTGGGAAGCCTCGTCATACGAGAGTCGGTCAAATATTGCTTCGATCATGGGATCGGCTTTTTCGATATTACGATAGGCGACGAGGCCTATAAGAAGGATTTTGGCACGGCGCCAAGCAATCTTTATTACGCCTTCGAGCCGCTGACGCGGTCGGCTGGGCCGCCGCTCTGGCCCTGA
- a CDS encoding MAPEG family protein, translating to MQTFAYPLSGIVSLFALSVYFVVTLNVARARVTYNVPAPQTSGPDEFLRYFRVHMNTLEQMALFLPLLWLAATSVNDGLAAAVGICWPVGRIIYARAYYRDPAKRAPGFIVGMATCFILAALAVTGVLSAFIGSFY from the coding sequence ATGCAGACTTTTGCTTATCCGTTGAGCGGGATCGTTTCTCTCTTCGCGCTCAGCGTCTACTTCGTCGTGACGCTCAACGTCGCGCGGGCGAGGGTGACGTATAACGTCCCCGCGCCGCAGACCAGCGGGCCCGACGAGTTCTTGCGCTATTTCCGGGTGCATATGAACACGCTCGAACAGATGGCCCTGTTCCTGCCGCTGCTGTGGCTCGCGGCGACGAGCGTCAATGACGGCTTGGCGGCGGCGGTCGGCATATGCTGGCCGGTCGGAAGGATCATCTACGCGCGGGCCTATTACCGCGATCCCGCCAAGCGCGCGCCGGGATTCATCGTCGGCATGGCGACGTGCTTCATCCTGGCCGCCCTCGCCGTGACGGGCGTCCTTAGCGCCTTTATCGGCAGTTTTTACTGA
- a CDS encoding cupredoxin domain-containing protein — MKKTKCALLALALAGMTAFLVAPSIAYSENIPAAPEKQQTITISAKNGYEPETSTAKANERLKLRVVTEATFDCSTTLVIPSLGYKARLPSTGLTEIDVPPQKPGTELTGLCGMGMYSFTVKFVE; from the coding sequence ATGAAAAAAACGAAATGCGCGCTGCTTGCCCTTGCCCTCGCCGGAATGACGGCATTCCTTGTCGCGCCCTCCATAGCCTATAGTGAAAATATCCCGGCGGCTCCAGAGAAGCAGCAAACGATCACCATCAGCGCCAAGAACGGCTATGAGCCAGAAACCTCCACGGCCAAGGCGAATGAGCGGCTCAAACTGCGCGTCGTCACGGAGGCGACCTTCGATTGCTCGACCACGCTGGTCATTCCAAGTCTCGGTTACAAAGCGCGCCTGCCATCGACCGGTTTGACCGAGATCGACGTTCCGCCGCAGAAACCCGGCACGGAACTCACCGGCCTGTGCGGCATGGGAATGTATAGTTTTACGGTCAAGTTTGTGGAGTAG
- the ftsY gene encoding signal recognition particle-docking protein FtsY, producing the protein MNIFGKKAAPQGEGWFGRLKSGLRQSTGKLSDGITGIFTKRKLDDAALLELEELLIAADLGPQLAARLAADFGKTRFGKEVGDQEVREALAAQIAEILRPYAVPLAIDRTRKPFVALVIGVNGAGKTTTIGKLAQHYAGQGLKVMMAAGDTFRAAAVGQLKIWGERTNSPVVTMPEGSDAASLAYTACERARAEGSDLLLIDTAGRLHNKTGLMEELAKVIRVIKKLDPDAPHAVLLVLDATTGQNALAQAGTFREMANVTGLIVTKLDGSAKGGMLVALAEKTKLPVHAIGVGEGADDLRPFSADDFARALLGLEG; encoded by the coding sequence ATGAATATCTTCGGAAAAAAAGCTGCCCCTCAGGGCGAGGGGTGGTTCGGCCGTCTCAAGTCCGGGCTGCGCCAATCCACCGGCAAACTGTCGGACGGCATCACCGGCATCTTCACCAAGCGCAAGCTGGACGACGCGGCGCTGCTGGAGCTTGAGGAATTGCTGATCGCCGCCGATCTTGGGCCGCAGCTCGCGGCGCGGCTCGCTGCGGATTTCGGCAAGACGCGCTTCGGCAAGGAAGTCGGCGACCAGGAAGTGCGCGAGGCGCTCGCGGCGCAGATCGCGGAAATTCTGCGGCCCTATGCCGTGCCGCTTGCCATCGACAGAACCCGCAAGCCGTTTGTGGCGCTGGTCATCGGCGTCAACGGCGCGGGCAAGACCACCACCATCGGCAAGTTGGCGCAGCATTATGCGGGGCAGGGGCTGAAGGTCATGATGGCCGCCGGTGATACGTTCCGCGCCGCTGCTGTCGGCCAGCTGAAAATCTGGGGCGAGCGCACCAATAGTCCGGTCGTCACCATGCCGGAGGGCAGCGACGCCGCGAGTCTGGCCTATACCGCCTGCGAGCGGGCGCGGGCGGAAGGCAGCGATCTGCTGCTGATCGACACGGCGGGGCGCTTGCATAACAAGACCGGCCTGATGGAAGAGCTGGCGAAAGTCATTCGCGTGATCAAAAAGCTTGATCCGGACGCGCCGCATGCGGTGCTGCTGGTGCTGGATGCGACGACGGGGCAGAACGCGCTGGCGCAGGCCGGGACTTTCCGGGAAATGGCGAATGTCACCGGCCTGATCGTCACTAAGCTCGACGGTTCGGCCAAGGGCGGCATGCTGGTCGCGCTGGCGGAGAAGACCAAGCTGCCGGTTCACGCCATCGGCGTCGGCGAGGGCGCGGACGACCTGCGCCCCTTTTCGGCAGACGATTTCGCCAGGGCGCTGCTGGGTCTTGAAGGATAG